Below is a window of Bordetella genomosp. 9 DNA.
GCGGTTTCGTGGAAAGCACCGTGGCGGCGTTCAAGCATCGCACCATCCACACGTACCACACGGAAGGCGCCGGCGGCGGCCATGCGCCCGATATCCTGAAGGTGGCGGGCCTGCCGAATGTGCTGCCCTCCTCCACCAATCCAACCCGGCCGTACACCGTCAATACCGTCGACGAGCATCTGGACATGCTGATGGTGTGCCATCACCTGGATGCCGCGATCGCCGAGGACGTCGCCTTCGCGGAGTCGCGCATCCGCCGCGAAACCATCGCCGCGGAAGACATCCTGCAGGACCTGGGCGCGATCTCGATGATTTCCAGCGACTCGCAGGCCATGGGCCGCATCGGCGAAGTGATCATGCGCACGTGGCAGACGGCGCACAAGATGAAGGTGCAGCGCGGCGCCCTGCCCGGCGATGGCCGGGCCGACAACGCGCGCGCCAAGCGCTACGTCGCGAAGTACACGATCAACCCCGCCATCACGCACGGCATGGCGCACGAGATCGGCTCCGTCGAACCGGGCAAGTGGGCGGACCTGGTGCTGTGGGATCCGGCCTTCTTCGGCGTCAAGCCGGACATGGTGCTCAAGGGCGGCATCATCACCACCGCGCTGATGGGCGATCCCAACGCGTCCATCCCCACGCCGCAGCCGGTACACTACCGGGAGATGTTCGGCACGCGTGCCGGCGCGCTGGCGCGAGGTTCCCTGACCTTCGTATCGCAATCGGCCTACCAGGCCGGCATCGCCGCCAGGTACGGATTGTCCAAGCGCGTGGTACCCGTCCATGGCATCCGGGGCGTACGCAAATCGCACATGGTGCACAACGACTGGCAGCCGCACATCGAAGTCGATCCCGAAACCTATCGCGTCCTTGCCGATGGGCAGGAATTGATTTGCGAGCCCGCCCGGGTGCTGCCCATGGCGCAACGCTATTTCCTGTTCTGATCCCTGGGGCGCGTCCTATGTGCAGACTCGCATGAGACGTATAGAAAAAGTCGTGGGCCGCGGGCAGGCCGTCGCCAAGGCCTTGCTGCGGCGCGCGCCGACCCTGACGCTGCCCTTCGAATCGCGCAGCCGCAGCCGGCTCGCCGCGACGCTGGACAACGGCGACGAAGTCGCGCTGTTCCTGCCGCGCGGCACCGTGCTGCGCGACGGCGACGCCCTGGTGGCCGACGATGGCGGCCTGATCCGCGTGGTCGCGGCGCCGCAGCCGGTGCTGCGCGCGACCTGCGTGGATCCGCACGTGCTGCTCCGCGCGGCCTACCACCTGGGCAACCGGCATACGCCGGTGGAAGTCGGGCCGGATTACCTGCAGCTGGAGCATGACCCCGTGCTGAAGGATCTGCTGCTGCGCCTGGGGCTGAGCGTGGTGGACGTCGAAGCGCCGTTCGAGCCGGAAGCCGGCGCGTATGGCGGCGGCCACAAGCACGGGCATGACGAAACCTTCCAGGAGGATTACGCGCTGGCCCAGTCGGCGTACCGGGAACGGCATGGACACGATCATGATCATGGTCATGCGCACAAGCATGGGCACAATCATGACCATGAACATGGACATGAGCACGGCCATGAACATGCCCATGCCCATGGCCATGACCACGGGCACAAGCACGGGCATGCGCACGAACATGACCATGGGCACGAACATGCGCACGATCATGACCACGAGCACGGGCACGAGCATGACCACAAGCATCGGCACAAGCACTGAACTCATCGCCCTGCTGCACCTGGCGTCGCCGGCACTGCCCATCGGCGCCTTCAGCTACTCGCAGGGCCTGGAAGCCGCCATCGAAGCGGGCGTGATCGCCAACGCCGACGACGCGGGGCGCTGGATCGCCCATGGCCTGGACATCGTCGCGGATGGCGAAGCCGCCCTTCTCGGCCAACAATTCCGCAACTGGGCCGCCAACGACACCCAGGCCGTCGCCGGACTGAACGCATGGCTGCTGGCCATGCGCGAATCCGCCGAGCTGCGCCAGGAAACCGAGCAGATGGGCTGGTCGCTGGCCCGCCTGCTGGAAGAACTGCAATGGGGCGACTCGGCAGGCCGCGCCGCGCTGCGCGGCATGCAGCCGCTCAGCCTGCCCACCGCCTACGCCTATGCCGCGCAACGCGCCGGCGCCGCGCTGGAAGACTGCCTGGCCGCCTGGCTGTTCGCCTGGGCGGAAAACCAGGTGGCGGCCGCCCTGAAAGCCGTCCCGCTCGGCCAGGTCGCCGGCCAACGCATCCTGTTCGGCCTGCATGGCGCCATCCAGGCCGCCGCACGGCGCGCGGCGGCCACGGCCGAAGAGGACGCCTCGACCTTCTCACCGCTGCTCGGCATCCTGTCGGCACGCCACGAAACCCAGTACTCGCGCCTTTTCCGCTCGTGACGGCGAGCGGACGCACACGACGAAGCAGCATCACCAGGATCCACGACCATGAACCAGCGCACCAAGAAGAATCCCCCCTTGCGGGTCGGCATAGGCGGCCCCGTCGGCTCCGGCAAGACGACCTTGACCGAAATGCTGTGCAAGGCCATGCGCGACACGTATGACCTGGTCGTCATCACCAACGACATCTACACCAAGGAAGACCAGCGCCTGCTCACGGTCGCCGGCGCCCTGCCCGCCGAGCGCATCATGGGCGTCGAAACCGGCGGCTGCCCGCACACCGCCATCCGCGAGGACGCCTCCATCAACCTGGAAGCGGTCGATCGCATGCTGGGACGCTTTCCCGACGCCGACATCGTCTTCATCGAGTCCGGCGGCGACAACCTGGCGGCCACCTTCAGTCCGGAACTCTCGGACCTGACGATCTACGTCATCGACGTGGCCGGCGGCGAGAAAATTCCCCGCAAGGGCGGCCCCGGCATCACCAAGTCCGATCTGCTCGTCATCAACAAGACCGATCTGGCCCCGATGGTGGGCGCGTCGCTGGCGATCATGGAAGAAGACACCCGGCGCATGCGCGGCGCGCGGCCTTATGTCATGAGCGACATGAAGGCGGGCGCCGGGCTGGGCGATATCGTCCGCTTCATCGAGCAACGTGGCTTGCTGGCCGCGTGACAACGGCTACCGACCGTACCGGAGCGGCCCGCCCTGTTTACCACTTACATGAAACTGAAAACCCTACTGCCCCGCGGGATGCACTTTACCTGCGCGCCAGGGATGGGATCATGCGCACATGCGATTCGTCGCACTCTTTAAAAGGAATTTTTGCCATGGATAACGCCTTTCTCGAGGCCCTGAAACGTCGCCGCACCCAGTATGCGCTGGGCCGCAACCTGCCGGTGTCGCACGAAGCGGTCACGACGCTCATCCAGGAAGCCATCAAGCACACGCCGTCGTCGTTCAATTCGCAGAGCTCGCGCGCGGTCATCCTGTTCGGTGCGCAAAGCATCAAGCTGTGGGACATCGTCAAGGACACGCTGCGCAAGATGGTGCCGGCCGACGCCTTCGCGGCGACCGAAAAGAAGGTCAACGGCTTCGCGGCGGGCGCGGGCACCGTGCTGTTCTTCGAAGACCAGGACGTCGTCAAGGGCCTGCAGGAAAAATTCCCCCTGTACTCCGATAACTTCCCCGTATGGTCCGAGCAGGCCGGCGGCATGGCGCAACTCTCCGTCTGGTCGACCCTGGCCAACGTCGGCATCGGCGCCAGCCTGCAGCATTACAACCCGGTCATCGACGAAGCCGTGGCCAAGGAATGGAACATTCCCGCCAACTGGAAGCTGCGCGCTCAGATGCCCTTCGGTTCCAATGAAGCGCCGTTCAACGAGAAAACCTTCATGGACGACGCCCAGCGTTTTCGCGTGCATCATTAAGTCCTGAAGGCACGGTTTCCGAACCGACGAGCCCGGCACATGCCGGGCTTTTTTCTTGCCGTCACGATGGGGAAAAGGCCAACGTCAGCGGGGCTTGATATCGCGGTCTCGGCCCAGGCCAACTACCCGAGCTTGATGTCGCGCTCGCGGATCAGCGTCGTCCATCTCTCTGTTTCCTCCGCAATCAAGCGTGCGAAAGTTTCCGGCGTGTTGGGCTGCAGGGGCGCCACATAGCCCTGTGCCATGAATGCATTTTGCAGGCGCCTGTTCAACAGGACTCTGTTCGCGCAGTCGTTCAGCTTCGCAATCAGCTGGGGAGACGTTCCCGCCGGTGCCAGCAAGCCCAGCCAGGTTTCCATGTCCACGCCGAGGACGCCGGATTCCTCCATGGTCGGGACACCAGGCAGGGAAGGCACCCGTTGCCGGGCCATGACGGCAAGTGCTCGCACGGCGCCCGTCTTTAAATGAGGAAGCACGCCAGCCAGGGAGAAGACCAGGAGATCGACGCGTCCGCCGACGAGGTCGACCATCGCGGCCGCCCCGCCCCGATAAGGTACGTGCAGCAGCTTGGTTTGCGACTCTGCCTGGAACAGCTCACCCAGCAGGTGGGTATCCGACGCGACGCCGGTCGATGCATAGGTCAGCATTCCGGGATGCGCTTTCGCCAGGGAAATCACGTCGCCGATCGACGCGATAGGGCCCTGCGCCGACGTCACGATTACGTTCGGCATCCGCGCGAGCAAGCCGATAGGGACGAAGTCACGCGACATATCGTAGTCGAAGTGGCTATACATCGCCTTGTGCAGCGTATTGGAACGCGTGCCGATATATAAGGTATTGCCATCCGGTGCGGCCCGCGACACGAACTCGGCCGCGATATTGCTGGCCGCGCCAGGCTTGTTCTCGACCACGATGTCCCGGCCGAGCGGCTGCGCGAAGTGTGCGGCCAGCAGGCGCGCCAAGGTATCCGCGCCGCCGCCGGGGGGATAACCCACCACCAGGCTAATGGGCCGTCGCGAAGCCGAACCGTCCACATCGTCAGCCAGTACGTTCATGGGCAACACTCCACTCAACACGGAGAATGCTGCGAGTTGGCGTTTGCGAAAGTTGATCTCCGTTT
It encodes the following:
- the ureC gene encoding urease subunit alpha; its protein translation is MSVKIGRRAYAEMFGPTTGDRLRLADTELLIEIERDYTVYGEEVKFGGGKVIRDGMGQSQRIGADVADTVITNAVILDHWGIVKADIALKNGRIQAIGKAGNPDIQPGVTIVIGPGTEIIAGEGKIVTAGGIDAHVHFICPQLIDEALSSGLTTLLGGGTGPATGTAATTCTPGAWHIENMLAAADGWPINIGLLGKGNASQPAPLLEQIDAGAIGLKLHEDWGTTPAAIDCCLDVAERTDTQVAIHTDTLNESGFVESTVAAFKHRTIHTYHTEGAGGGHAPDILKVAGLPNVLPSSTNPTRPYTVNTVDEHLDMLMVCHHLDAAIAEDVAFAESRIRRETIAAEDILQDLGAISMISSDSQAMGRIGEVIMRTWQTAHKMKVQRGALPGDGRADNARAKRYVAKYTINPAITHGMAHEIGSVEPGKWADLVLWDPAFFGVKPDMVLKGGIITTALMGDPNASIPTPQPVHYREMFGTRAGALARGSLTFVSQSAYQAGIAARYGLSKRVVPVHGIRGVRKSHMVHNDWQPHIEVDPETYRVLADGQELICEPARVLPMAQRYFLF
- a CDS encoding nitroreductase family protein, which encodes MDNAFLEALKRRRTQYALGRNLPVSHEAVTTLIQEAIKHTPSSFNSQSSRAVILFGAQSIKLWDIVKDTLRKMVPADAFAATEKKVNGFAAGAGTVLFFEDQDVVKGLQEKFPLYSDNFPVWSEQAGGMAQLSVWSTLANVGIGASLQHYNPVIDEAVAKEWNIPANWKLRAQMPFGSNEAPFNEKTFMDDAQRFRVHH
- the ureE gene encoding urease accessory protein UreE, encoding MRRIEKVVGRGQAVAKALLRRAPTLTLPFESRSRSRLAATLDNGDEVALFLPRGTVLRDGDALVADDGGLIRVVAAPQPVLRATCVDPHVLLRAAYHLGNRHTPVEVGPDYLQLEHDPVLKDLLLRLGLSVVDVEAPFEPEAGAYGGGHKHGHDETFQEDYALAQSAYRERHGHDHDHGHAHKHGHNHDHEHGHEHGHEHAHAHGHDHGHKHGHAHEHDHGHEHAHDHDHEHGHEHDHKHRHKH
- a CDS encoding urease accessory protein UreF, with the protein product MTTSIGTSTELIALLHLASPALPIGAFSYSQGLEAAIEAGVIANADDAGRWIAHGLDIVADGEAALLGQQFRNWAANDTQAVAGLNAWLLAMRESAELRQETEQMGWSLARLLEELQWGDSAGRAALRGMQPLSLPTAYAYAAQRAGAALEDCLAAWLFAWAENQVAAALKAVPLGQVAGQRILFGLHGAIQAAARRAAATAEEDASTFSPLLGILSARHETQYSRLFRS
- the ureG gene encoding urease accessory protein UreG, with protein sequence MNQRTKKNPPLRVGIGGPVGSGKTTLTEMLCKAMRDTYDLVVITNDIYTKEDQRLLTVAGALPAERIMGVETGGCPHTAIREDASINLEAVDRMLGRFPDADIVFIESGGDNLAATFSPELSDLTIYVIDVAGGEKIPRKGGPGITKSDLLVINKTDLAPMVGASLAIMEEDTRRMRGARPYVMSDMKAGAGLGDIVRFIEQRGLLAA
- a CDS encoding tripartite tricarboxylate transporter substrate binding protein — encoded protein: METEINFRKRQLAAFSVLSGVLPMNVLADDVDGSASRRPISLVVGYPPGGGADTLARLLAAHFAQPLGRDIVVENKPGAASNIAAEFVSRAAPDGNTLYIGTRSNTLHKAMYSHFDYDMSRDFVPIGLLARMPNVIVTSAQGPIASIGDVISLAKAHPGMLTYASTGVASDTHLLGELFQAESQTKLLHVPYRGGAAAMVDLVGGRVDLLVFSLAGVLPHLKTGAVRALAVMARQRVPSLPGVPTMEESGVLGVDMETWLGLLAPAGTSPQLIAKLNDCANRVLLNRRLQNAFMAQGYVAPLQPNTPETFARLIAEETERWTTLIRERDIKLG